The Paracoccus liaowanqingii genome window below encodes:
- a CDS encoding DUF2842 domain-containing protein has product MQLKARKRWSIFILVVALPLYVMAAVTLMNWLDGRFGRQPIWIELMIYVGLGVLWALPFKRVFLGVGKG; this is encoded by the coding sequence ATGCAGCTGAAGGCCCGCAAGAGGTGGTCGATCTTCATCCTGGTCGTGGCGTTGCCGCTTTACGTGATGGCGGCGGTCACGCTGATGAACTGGCTGGACGGGCGCTTCGGGCGCCAGCCGATCTGGATCGAGCTCATGATCTATGTCGGCTTGGGGGTACTGTGGGCGCTGCCCTTCAAGCGGGTCTTCCTGGGCGTCGGCAAGGGGTGA
- a CDS encoding thiamine diphosphokinase, with the protein MTGPGVRPVRDPRGVTVIGGGAVAAVDLDQALAVAPLLVAADGGADRALSLGRRPDWVIGDLDSLSDAARDLVPAGRLLEVAEQDSTDFTKCLDRIAAPLIVAVGFAGLRLDHTLAALTALVQPGAPLVVMLAPDDVVLACPPRLKLPLRAGTRVSLFPMGPARGRSRGLEWPIDGIDLAPGGRVGTSNRALGPVALQIEGQVLLMLPRDCLEAVLEAIGV; encoded by the coding sequence GTGACGGGACCGGGCGTCCGTCCTGTCCGTGATCCGCGCGGGGTGACGGTGATCGGTGGCGGGGCGGTCGCTGCGGTCGATCTGGATCAGGCGCTGGCCGTGGCGCCGCTGCTGGTCGCGGCGGATGGGGGGGCGGATCGTGCCCTGTCCCTGGGGCGGCGGCCGGACTGGGTGATCGGGGATCTGGACAGCCTGTCGGATGCTGCGCGGGACCTGGTGCCTGCGGGGCGGCTGCTGGAGGTGGCCGAGCAGGACAGCACGGATTTCACCAAATGCCTGGATCGGATCGCCGCACCGCTGATCGTCGCGGTGGGCTTTGCGGGCTTGCGTCTGGATCACACGCTGGCGGCGCTGACGGCCTTGGTGCAGCCGGGCGCGCCCTTGGTGGTGATGCTGGCGCCCGATGACGTGGTTCTGGCCTGTCCCCCGCGGCTGAAGCTGCCGTTGCGCGCGGGGACGCGGGTGTCGCTCTTTCCCATGGGACCGGCGCGGGGGCGCAGCCGGGGGCTGGAATGGCCCATCGACGGGATCGACCTTGCGCCGGGCGGGCGGGTCGGGACCTCGAACCGCGCCTTGGGTCCGGTCGCCCTGCAGATCGAGGGGCAGGTGCTGCTGATGCTGCCGCGCGACTGCCTGGAGGCGGTGCTGGAGGCGATCGGTGTCTGA